A single region of the Nicotiana sylvestris chromosome 6, ASM39365v2, whole genome shotgun sequence genome encodes:
- the LOC138871954 gene encoding uncharacterized protein, translating to MEEVVMVHKAEFEANPTGMNKERLQKVQAELIKCLALEKKYWQQKAGMTWFKEGDRNTKCFHAQVRGRRKRLQLNKIQNSGGTWIEEEQEIAEEAIKYYEEQFTEAATPSSFDILEHVPNLINTEQNVELNKQPTKEEVKVAVLGLNGDSAGGQMVISRVVHEKLVKFLPSLISEEQAGFVKGRNIVENILLTQEIVTDIRLRTKAGPNVILKLDMTKAYDRLSWLFLTKVLRKMGFTERLIGIVFELVSNNWYSTLINGQAHGFFKSSRGVKQGDPASPTLFILAAEALSRDETSPMLIMQVLKAYEAAFGQLVNKTKSAVYLHHLTDMEVVSKVERITGIHRNDFPIIYLGCPIFYARRKLEYYQPLITKSSTVGGTSRHWASWNTLCMPVEEGGIGFMSLHDVAKALFSKLWWNFRTKPSIWSSFVCQKYCKKLNSVIVPWKRGSWGTIFFLDPQDFGIDENVHNVHDVTLDGEWDVDKLFEMLPEDLAIHILEKIKPPSPQQVLDMPCWMLETRRYFSVKSAWEYTRRRDEPRTAYRMIWVKGLPFKIAFFMWKVWKAKLPLDDFLKKVGYCMPSKCWCCVQPDEESLQHLFFRSETSKTTWKYFLSREGIAVEGITLHQAITKCWTTNVCLRLKPVMQALPSCVVWELWKRRNSMKCGDAVTTSRVIYQVSSNLQALVKVRKPGMDMVPHKWQDLLTMMENFTPKLKVTKVMWEFPSAGWLKVNTDGASRGNPGRSSIGFCIRNENGDIVKSVGKEIEDTTNTIAEAKAMIMDGIWKPPWIITDQVEEMMQLMNGGNYTVTHIHREGNKLTDHLANYALDNGEIECQQFWHRDTQGRRLVNEDKLKCPSLRVKVDRR from the exons ATGGAGGAGGTAGTGATGGTTCATAAAGCAGAATTTGAAGCAAATCCTACAGGGATGAACAAGGAAAGGCTACAAAAGGTTCAGGCAGAATTGATCAAATGTCTTGCACTAGAGAAGAAATATTGGCAACAAAAGGCAGGCATGACTTGGTTCAAGGAAGGGGATAGAAATACTAAGTGTTTCCACGCACAAGTGAGAGGTAGGAGAAAGAGACTTCAGCTTAACAAAATTCAAAATAGTGGAGGAACCTGgattgaagaagaacaagaaattgcAGAAGAGGCTATCAAATACTACGAGGAACAGTTCACAGAAGCAGCTACTCCTTCATCATTTGATATCTTAGAGCATGTTCCTAATCTGATTAACACTGAGCAGAATGTAGAATTGAATAAGCAGCCAACAAAAGAGGAGGTTAAAGTGGCAGTACTTGGACTTAATGGTGATAGTGCTGGGGGCCAGATG GTTATATCGAGGGTGGTACATGAAAAGCTAGTGAAATTTCTGCCAAGTCTGATATCAGAGGAACAAGCAGGTTTTGTTAAGGGCAGGAATATAGTAGAAAACATACTTCTAACTCAGGAGATAGTGACTGACATTAGGCTTAGAACTAAGGCTGGACCTAATGTCATCCTGAAGCTAGATATGACCAAAGCTTATGATAGATTATCTTGGCTATTCCTAACCAAGGTACTGAGAAAGATGGGATTCACAGAAAGGTTAATAGGGATTGTCTTTGAATTAGTTTCAAACAATTGGTATTCTACTCTAATCAATGGTCAAGCTCACGGGTTCTTTAAGTCCTCAAGGGGAGTAAAACAAGGTGATCCTGCATCTCCAACTTTGTTTATATTGGCAGCAGAAGCATTATCTAGGG ATGAAACATCTCCGATGCTGATTATGCAAGTGCTGAAGGCATATGAAGCTGCATTTGGGCAACTTGTTAACAAGACCAAATCAGCTGTGTACCTGCATCATTTAACAGACATGGAAGTGGTCAGCAAGGTGGAAAGGATCACAGGCATTCATAGGAATGATTTCCCTATCATATATCTAGGTTGTCCTATATtttatgcaaggagaaagctggaATACTATCAGCCCCTAATTACTAAG AGCAGCACTGTAGGAGGAACTAGTAGGCATTGGGCTTCATGGAATACCTTATGCATGCCAGTTGAGGAAGGAGGAATAGGTTTCATGTCACTGCATGATGTAGCAAAGGCATTATTCAGCAAGTTGTGGTGGAATTTCAGAACAAAACCAAGCATATGGAGTTCTTTCGTATGTCAGAAATACTGTAAAAAATTAAATTCTGTAATTGTTCCATGGAAAAGGGG GTCTTGGGGCACTATATTCTTTTTAGATCCTCAGGACTTTGGCATTGATGAAAATGTACATAACGTGCATGATGTTACCTTAGATGGTGAGTGGGATGTGGACAAGCTATTTGAAATGCTTCCTGAAGACTTAGCAATACACATTCTGGAGAAAATCAAACCACCTTCACCTCAGCAGGTTCTTGACATGCCTTGTTGGATGCTGGAAACAAGAAGATATTTCAGTGTTAAGTCAGCATGGGAGTATACGAGAAGAAGAGACGAACCAAGAACAGCTTATAGGATGATTTGGGTAAAGGGActgccttttaaaatagcatttttCATGTGGAAAGTGTGGAAAGCAAAACTACCTTTAGATGATTTCTTGAAAAAGGTAGGCTACTGCATGCCATCAAAATGTTGGTGTTGTGTACAGCCTGACGAGGAATCTCTTCAGCACTTGTTTTTTAGATCAGAAACTTCAAAGACAACTTGGAAGTATTTTCTATCGAGGGAAGGAATAGCTGTGGAGGGAATTACATTGCACCAAGCAATCACAAAATGTTGGACGACAAATGTGTGCTTAAGGCTCAAACCAGTAATGCAAGCACTTCCCTCATGCGTAGTCTGGGAACtttggaaaagaagaaatagtatGAAGTGTGGTGATGCTGTGACAACTAGCAGGGTGATTTATCAAGTTTCATCAAATCTCCAGGCATTGGTGAAAGTGAGAAAGCCTGGGATGGACATGGTACCTCACAAATGGCAAGATCTATTAACTATGATGGAAAATTTCACTCCTAAACTTAAGGTTACAAAAGTCATGTGGGAATTTCCAAGTGCAGGATGGCTAAAAGTTAATACGGATGGTGCGTCGAGAGGAAATCCAGGCAGGAGCTCAATAGGTTTTTGTATACGAAATGAAAATGGTGACATAGTCAAGTCAGTAGGGAAAGAGATTGAGGATACAACAAACACAATAGCTGAAGCGAAGGCCATG ATAATGGATGGGATctggaaaccaccatggatcataACTGACCAGGTAGAGGAAATGATGCAACTAATGAATGGGGGAAATTACACAGTTACTCATATTCATAGGGAGGGCAACAAGCTGACAGATCACTTGGCTAATTATGCTTTAGATAATGGAGAAATAGAATGCCAACAATTCTGGCATCGAGATACACAGGGAAGGAGGTTGGTTAATGAAGATAAGCTGAAATGTCCAAGTCTAAGGGTGAAGGTGGACAGGAGATAA